A part of Cotesia glomerata isolate CgM1 linkage group LG4, MPM_Cglom_v2.3, whole genome shotgun sequence genomic DNA contains:
- the LOC123264322 gene encoding type 2 phosphatidylinositol 4,5-bisphosphate 4-phosphatase: MGDGREGERQPLLKNENVNYSSRTSDAIDGTESNVNTVSPIGPDEVPPPYQSANQSGMPMVTCRVCQAMIDISGKKDQHVVKCNQCNEATPIRNAPPGKKYVRCPCNCLLICKSSSQRIACPRPNCKRIINLAPSPVTPPMRSMPGMCLVCCAHCHDTFLFNTLNNALARCPHCRKVSSVGPDFARGRGIMFITIGIIALIIGISVTAGTYSLVRDNGGIYVVYIGAFLIALICLARSVYYCTLKNSLIEGPL; the protein is encoded by the exons ATGGGTGATGGTCGTGAGGGCGAGCGACAACCgctcttaaaaaatgaaaacgtCAATTATAGTTCACGTACCAGTGATGCCAttg ATGGTACAGAATCAAATGTCAACACAGTTTCACCAATTGGTCCTGACGAGGTGCCACCACCCTATCAATCTGCGAACCAAAGCGGCATGCCGATGGTCACCTGCAGAGTGTGCCAGGCAATGATTGATATTTCCGGAAAAAAAGATCAGCATGTTGTCAAGTGTAACCAGTGTAATGAAGCTACG ccAATAAGAAACGCTCCACCGGGTAAAAAATACGTTCGATGTCCTTGCAATTGTTTGTTAATATGCAAGAGTTCATCACAACGTATTGCTTGTCCCAGACCAAATTGCAAACGCATCATAAACCTTGCGCCTAGTCCGGTTACTCCACCGATGCGATCGATGCCTGGGATGTGTTTAGTATGCTGTGCACATTGTCATGATACATTtttg tttaataCTCTCAATAATGCATTGGCGCGATGTCCACATTGTCGCAAAGTGTCTTCCGTTGGACCAGATTTCGCTAGAGGACGTGGAATAATGTTTATAACAATTGGAATTATAGCCCTTATTATTGGTATCTCTGTAACA GCCGGAACGTACAGTCTTGTCCGTGATAACGGTGGAATTTACGTTGTATACATTG GTGCATTTTTGATTGCGCTAATCTGTCTAGCACGAAGTGTCTACTACTGTACACTAAAGAACAGTCTGATTGAGGGTCCATTGTAG
- the LOC123264321 gene encoding major facilitator superfamily domain-containing protein 1-like — protein MEGGIMETPDTTLSASSYNEESSKVCCHPKGRLWRFLGLALMCLLGFGSYFCYDNPSALQDNFKNDLDLSTSKFVLLYSIYSWPNVVLCFIGGFLLDRIFGIRLGTIIYMALALAGQIVFATGAIVNKFWLMMLGRLIFGIGAESLAVAQNSYAVLWFKGKELNMVFGLQLSFARVGSTVNFLVMEPIYNYVAKDYSGPECIGIVLFLASLTCVFSMICASLLGLMDKRTETLLRRGHNEEPKIVRLTDIKDFKGIFWLIVVICIAYYMAIFPFIALAKVFFERKYQYSPAAANTANSLIYSISAIASPLFGFLVDKTGKNVLWVFISIVGTIIAHGLLAFTYVDPYTCMIAMGLSYSMLASSLWPLIALVIPEYQLGTAYGLAQAVQNLGLAVVNSLSGTIVDESGYFMLEMFFLGWLWISLITCTLIWVVDFSKTGGYLNMTPKQREIYEESQPSINTTEREKLLSAGSTSDLSGDDLLQPQSDINIRNRYLSRIGPILPTQAKATTYRALR, from the exons ATGGAAGGCGGAATAATGGAAACTCCAGATACTACTCTTAGTGCATCTAGTTAtaatgaagaatcttcaaaaGTTTGCTGTCATCCTAAAGGACGACTATGGAGATTTTTAGGTTTAGCCCTAATGTGTCTTCTGGGTTTTG GTTCATATTTTTGCTATGACAATCCTTCAGCATtacaagataattttaaaaatgatttggaTTTGTCGACGAGTAAATTCGTTTTActatattcaatttattcatGGCCAAATGTTGTTCTTTGTTTCATCGGAGGATTTCTTCTTGATCGTATATTCGGTATTAGATTGGGAACGATTATATATATGGCCTTAGCATTAGCTGGACAAATTGTCTTTGCAACTGGTgctatagttaataaattttggctTATGATGCTTGGTAGACTTATCTTTGg AATTGGTGCTGAATCTCTGGCAGTTGCACAGAACAGTTATGCAGTTCTTTGGTTTAAAGGAAAAGAATTGAATATGGTGTTTGGACTACAGCTGAGTTTTGCTCGAGTCGGATCAACGGTTAACTTTTTGGTGATGGAGCCAATATACAATTATGTTGCTAAAGATTATTCTGGACCAGAATGCATAGGTATCGTTTTATTCCTTGCCTCACTGACATGTGTATTTTCCATGATATGTGCTAGTTTACTTGGACTCATGGATAAACGTACAGAAACATTATTACGGAGAGGTCATAATGAAGAACCAAAAATTGTAAGATTGACGGATATTAAAGACTTCAAAGGAATATTTTGGTTGATTGTTGTTATTTGCATAGCGTATTATATGGCAATATTTCCGTTCATTGCACTTGCAAA agtatTCTTTGAAAGAAAGTATCAGTACAGTCCAGCAGCTGCTAATACTGCAAATTCATTGATTTATTCTATTTCAGCAATAGCATCACCGCTATTTGGTTTTTTAGTTGATAAAACCGGAAAGAATGTACTTTGGGTGTTTATCAGCATTGTGGGAACAATTATAGCACATGGCTTATTAGCATTCACATATGTTGATCCTTACACTTGTATGATAGCAATGGGATTATCTTATTCTATGTTAGCTAGTAGTCTCTGGCCGCTTATCGCACTTGTTATTCCAGAATATCAACTGGGGACTGCTTATGGAct tgctcAAGCTGTTCAAAACTTGGGATTAGCTGTTGTCAATAGCCTGTCTGGAACAATTGTTGATGAAAGTGGATATTTCATGCTAGAAATGTTCTTCCTCGGTTGGTTATGGA TTTCATTAATAACCTGCACGTTGATATGGGtggtagatttttcaaaaactggTGGTTATTTAAACATGACACCAAAACAACGCGAAATTTATGAAGAAAGTCAACCGTCTATTAATACCACGGAAAGAGAAAAACTATTATCCGCTGGATCAACATCAGATTTATCTGGTGATGATTTATTACAGCCACAGTCTGATATTAATATTAGGAATCGTTATTTATCTCGCATTGGCCCAATA ttGCCAACACAAGCAAAAGCAACGACATATCGTGCACTACGATGA
- the LOC123262987 gene encoding neuroligin-1 yields the protein MRTRPSCTTLGNLGRKKKRRHGETVSHQKEKSTNPRNATLLIVAIGLLWTMRACDALTAPGSSSQPQPQQQQQQQQLKYSSRQVRTRYGTLRGIVARSMSVEGVEAYLGVPYATPPLGALRYMPPVTPTQWRGTKLADTLPPACPQKIPGLEPNLPRRRRAYIDNIIPLLTNQSEDCLYLNLYVPRPQHGSSTELLPTLLLIHGDSYSWGAGNPLDGTALAAHGRIIVVSINFRLGVLGFLKTGTKSSAQGNYGLMDLVAGLHWLRENVEAFGGDPERLSILGLGTGAALANFLAVSPMAKELVERVILLGGSALSPWAIQRDPITIKRRVAEQTGCLGDVETDDIAICLRLRSIDELLNVNLETPRFTSGFAPFMDGTVLPLGSQVTQPTASSAGILPLVPGPGSEFAALGNRDLLMGLTSCEAWLDLSEDDLKNGINATRRDRILRTYVRNTYRYHLHEIYSTLKNEYTDWEKDEQSPNAIRESLLSLLGDGQVAAPLLRLALLHSASGGRGYLFHFQPGDHPSQRGDELPFLLGIPLLRNEPSRWLYSVNYTIEDESISRMLVRYIANFVRRGDPNEGNPNNEKFMKNSPFWDSYDSINQLYLEVSKLTEMHSHYRGHKMSLWLNLLPQLHRPGYEISMRHHHLAESPSLYEGAVRPQTMALPLPPPPLSVPMPTEASISSKPIESTECTPNISVVPMSTIIPTRSTQQPLPKLSPGPNNLLRKFASNHYQSYTTALTVTIAVGIFLLLLNILIFAGIYHQRDRNAAAAAAASINPSLSLGFVEHKKKERLLEAGCSGVESISASGKLSRLSSFVLNDSSISSSPSIHKHKLAQELELQLQEFQCSPPPGGGKRMSLDPPSYAICKSPGVNRSRTPSPCVDVAAQNNQLEPHDRGIADDDDDDEFLPDPPPPPKVPAPNVCSGILRQPGTPGSAKKRVQIQEISV from the exons ATGCGGACGCGCCCCTCCTGCACGACTCTCGGGAATCttgggagaaaaaaaaagcgtCGACATGGTGAAACGGTTTCACACCAAAAAGAGAAGTCGACGAATCCAAGAAATGCAACGCTACTTATCGTTGCTATTGGATTACTGTGGACAATGCGAGCCTGCGATGCTCTCACTGCACCCGGCTCTTCATCCCAGCCGCAGCcgcaacaacaacagcaacagcagcagctCAAGTATAGCTCTCGTCAGGTCAGGACTCGTTATGGAACACTACGCGGCATTGTTGCCCGCTCCATGTCCGTGGAAGGTGTTGAAGCTTACCTCGGTGTACCATATGCTACGCCACCATTGGGCGCACTTCGTTACATGCCACCCGTCACGCCAACTCAATGGAGAGGCACCAAACTCGCGGATACCTTACCTCCCGCGTGTCCACAAAAAATACCTGGTTTGGAGCCAAATCTGCCACGTCGTCGACGTGCTTATATCGATAATATTATTCCTTTACTCACTAATCAAAGCGAGGACTGCCTGTACCTCAATCTATACGTACCTCGACCACAACacg GCAGTAGCACAGAATTGCTGCCAACTTTACTTCTTATTCATGGGGATTCTTACTCTTGGGGAGCGGGTAATCCTTTGGATGGCACTGCCTTGGCCGCTCATGGTCGCATCATCGTAGTATCAATTAACTTTCGTCTGGGTGTCTTGG GTTTCCTCAAAACTGGTACAAAAAGTAGTGCTCAAGGTAATTATGGTCTTATGGATCTTGTTGCGGGTCTTCATTGGCTACGTGAAAATGTGGAAGCATTTGGTGGCGATCCTGAACGTTTAAGTATTCTTGGGCTAGGAACTGGAGCAGCATTAGCTAATTTTCTAGCAGTTTCGCCAATGGCTAAAGAACTTGTTGAGAGAGTTATACTATTAGGCGGTTCTGCATTATCGCCATGGGCAATACAACGTGATCCTATCACAATTAAACGTCGAGTTGCTGAACAAACTGGGTGTCTTGGGGATGTTGAAACTGATGACATTGCAATATGTTTACGCTTGAGAAGTATTGATGAATTACTTAATGTTAATCTTGAGACTCCAAGATTTACTTCTGGATTTGCTCCTTTTATGGATGGTACTGTGTTACCATTGGGTTCTCAG gtaacACAACCTACTGCTTCATCGGCGGGTATTTTGCCATTGGTGCCGGGACCCGGGAGTGAATTTGCTGCTTTAGGAAATCGAGATCTTCTTATGGGATTAACATCATGTGAAGCATGGTTGGATTTAAGTGAAGATGATTTAAAA aatGGTATTAATGCAACTAGAAGAGACCGGATATTAAGAACATACGTTCGAAATACTTATCGGTATCATCTTCATGAAATTTATTCGACattgaaaaatgaatataCTGATTGGGAAAAAGATGAACAAAGCCCTAATGCAATTCGAGAAAgtttattatctttattgGGGGATGGGCAAGTTGCTGCTCCACTTCTTAGATTAGCATTATTACATTCGGCGTCTGGAGGACGAGGTTACCTTTTTCACTTTCAACCTGGTGATCATCCCAGCCAACGAGGGGATGAGCTTCCATTTCTTTTGGGTATACCACTGCTTAGGAATGAGCCAAGCCGTTGGCTATACTCTGTTAACTATACTATTGAAGATGAAAGTATTTCACGCATGCTAGTGCGATACATTGCAAATTTTGTACGTCGAGG aGATCCTAATGAAGGGAATccgaataatgaaaaattcatgaaaaattcACCTTTTTGGGATTCATATGACTCGATAAATCAGCTCTATCTAGAAGTTAGCAAATTAACTGAAATGCATTCTCACTACCGTGGTCATAAGATGTCATTGTGGCTAAATCTTTTACCGCAGTTGCATCGTCCAGGTTACGAGATCAGTATGCGTCATCATCATCTGGCAGAGAGCCCAAGTCTTTACGAGGGTGCAGTACGGCCTCAAACAATGGCTTTACCGCTTCCACCACCGCCACTTTCCGTACCTATGCCCACAGAAGCTTCTATATCTTCAAAGCCTATTGAAAGTACAGAATGTACTCCCAACATTTCAGTTGTGCCTATGAGCACAATTATTCCCACTCGTTCTACTCAACAACCATTACCTAAATTATCCCCAGGGCCTAACAATCTTTTGCGTAAATTTGCATCAAATCATTATCAGAGTTATACAACAGCCTTAACTGTAACAATAGCTGTTGGTATATTTCTGTTATTACTGAATATTCTTATTTTTGCTGGAATTTATCATCAGCGCGATCGCAATGCTGCGGCTGCTGCAGCAGCCTCTATAAACCCATCATTATCATTGGGTTTTgttgaacataaaaaaaaggaaCGACTGCTTGAAGCTGGATGTTCCGGAGTGGAGTCAATAAGTGCCAGTGGAAAACTATCAAGACTGTCTTCTTTTGTTCTAAATGACTCATCTATTTCATCAAGTCCTTCAATTCACAAACATAAACTTGCACAAGAACTCGAATTACAATTACAAGAGTTTCAATGCTCACCACCACCCGGTGGAGGTAAACGGATGTCTCTAGATCCACCGTCCTACGCTATATGTAAAAGTCCGGGCGTTAATCGCAGTCGAACACCTTCACCGTGTGTTGATGTTGCAGCACAAAATAATCAGTTGGAACCTCATGATCGAGGTATAGCTGATGATGACGATGATGACGAATTCTTGCCTGATCCACCTCCACCGCCAAAAGTACCTGCACCCAATGTTTGTTCAGGAATTCTAAGACAACCCGGAACACCGGGTAGTGCTAAGAAGCGTGTgcaaattcaagaaatttcagtgtaa
- the LOC123263289 gene encoding ATP-dependent RNA helicase DHX33: MGVHDNADSKYNVINGTSFSKLTPKKPTVVNFGEMSNNKITEKETNQKNKLINDKNTLNLQQQRKSLPVYKLRKRLLEEIRNYNSLIIIGETGSGKTTQIPQLLLHSGIAGSSGCIGITSPRRVAAVSVARRVAQEQSVELGKLVGYCVRFDDVTSSQTRIKFLTDGMMVREAMTDENLSEYSVVILDEVHERSVSTDVLLGVARRAQNIRKHKNLPPLKLIIMSATMDVDKFAKYYQAPVVYLEGRQHPVQIYHAIKSQDDYAFSALVTAFQIHREAPANEDILIFLTGQEEIEAAAVAARQVAKQLDGKGYPNLKVFPLYSALPTFQQLEAFKSSAIGMRKLVLSTNVAETSVTISGIRHIIDTGVVKVRTHHPTTGLDILKIEKVSKAQAWQRTGRAGRECPGKCYRTYTKDEFSQMREMPIPEIQKCSLVGVALQLLAIGIDITTFEFMDKPPKESIDVAVSCLEKLGAVKGNPPQLTTLGRTMSLFPLDPRFTKVLLASVEHQCLHEALTVIAILSGESIFTEPPTKREQALTARLKFISPEGDHVTLLNVFKNYTSLNDNRKKTWCFDNFMHHRNLEYATEIRAQLARLTERANLEQSSCGSNTERLRKALLEGLSGNLAELQRDNTYMILSSRQPVTIHPSSTLYSSKPPLVLFTEVVATGRCYIRSLSVIESSWIHEK, encoded by the exons ATGGGTGTTCATGATAATGCTGATTCCAAATACAATGTGATAAATGGTACAAGTTTTTCGAAACTCACACCAAAAAAACCGACCGTTGTAAATTTTGGCGAAATgtcgaataataaaataactgaaaaagaaacaaatcaaaaaaataagcttataaatgataaaaatacgttaaatttacaacaacaACGAAAATCTCTTCCTGTTTATAAGTTACGCAAACG ATTGTTGGAAGAAATTCGTAATTACAATAGTTTGATTATTATTGGTGAAACGGGAAGTGGGAAAACAACGCAGATACCTCAACTTTTATTGCATAGTGGTATTGCCGGTTCATCTGGATGTATTGGAATTACTTCACCGCGCCGAGTAGCGGCTGTTAGCGTAGCACGTCGAGTCGCTCAAGAACAATCTGTTGAACTAGGAAAGCTCGTTGGATACTGCGTACGTTTTGATGATGTAACTAGTTCACAaacaagaattaaatttttaacagacgGTATGATGGTTCGAGAAGCAATGACCGATGAGAATCTATCAGAGTACTCAGTTGTAATTCTTGACGAAGTACACGAACGATCTGTATCAACTGATGTTCTTCTTGGGGTTGCTCGGCGAGCCCAGAATATCCGAAAGCACAAGAATTTACCACCGTTGAAACTTATAATTATGTCCGCTACAATGGACGTCGATAAATTTGCCAAGTATTACCAAGCTCCAGTGGTTTACCTCGAAGGCCGTCAACATCCTGTTCAAATATATCATGCAATAAAGTCCCAAGATGATTATGCATTTTCGGCATTAGTGACGGCTTTTCAAATTCATCGTGAAGCACCAGCAAA tgaggatattttaatatttttaaccgGTCAGGAAGAAATAGAAGCCGCTGCAGTTGCAGCTAGGCAAGTTGCAAAACAATTAGATGGTAAAGGGTATCCAAATCTCAAAGTATTTCCACTTTATTCGGCACTTCCAACTTTCCAACAATTAGAAGCATTCAAGAGTTCAGCAATCGGAATgagaaaattagttttatcgACTAACGTCGCTGAAACTTCGGTCACTATCTCAG gtATTCGACATATTATCGACACGGGTGTAGTAAAAGTAAGAACTCATCACCCGACTACAGGATTAGATATacttaaaatagaaaaagttTCGAAAGCACAAGCATGGCAGCGCACAGGCCGAGCTGGTCGCGAATGTCCTGGTAAGTGCTATCGGACTTATACAAAAGACGAGTTTTCACAAATGAGAGAAATGCCAATACCCGAAATTCAGAAATGTTCATTAGTTGGAGTTGCTTTACAACTATTGGCAATTGGAATTGATATAACAACATTTGAATTTATGGATAAACCACCTAAAGAATCAATTGATGTTGCTGTATCTTGTTTAGAAAAACTTGGAGCTGTTAAAG gTAATCCTCCACAATTAACAACGCTTGGAAGAACAATGTCTCTCTTCCCACTAGATCCACGTTTTACTAAAGTTCTTCTTGCATCCGTCGAACATCAATGTCTTCATGAAGCACTTACTGTAATCGCAATTCTTTCTGGTGAATCTATATTTACAGAGCCTCCAACGAAACGTGAACAAGCCTTAACTGCTCGTTTAAA gttTATTTCTCCTGAAGGTGATCATGTAACATTgcttaatgtttttaaaaactataccTCCTTGAATgacaatagaaaaaaaacctggtgttttgataattttatgcACCACCGAAATCTAGAATATGCCACTGAAATAAGAGCGCAATTAGCTCGATTGACAGAAAGAGCGAATTTAGAACAATCAAGCTGTGGATCTAATACTGAACGTTTAAGAAAAGCTCTTTTAGAAGGTCTCAGTGGAAATTTAGCCGAATTACAAAGAGACAATACTTATATGATT cttTCCTCAAGACAACCTGTGACAATACATCCCTCATCGACACTTTATTCTTCAAAACCTCCATTAGTTTTATTCACAGAAGTCGTAGCAACAGGACGATGCTATATCCGCAGTCTCTCTGTAATCGAATCATCTTGGATTcacgaaaaataa
- the LOC123264324 gene encoding probable serine/threonine-protein kinase nek3: MIRLVSSFVILIVCQKIHGLYPITKDDTPRKNHAHRRAVDGSRGNKYYEPAVDDSFDIYDRYDEETDLSDYRINVPGEPGVDYPSYTRIPQTSFICERQFRGYYADEEAGCQLFHVCDGNFLVSSFLCPIGSTFSQRYLTCDWWNKVDCSATKSFYQKETSTTSEVIDDDDEYLRKAYEMTSLQSSGNGVSAEPQDTPIDQLINETPHVNDLHSSEHFPDYSNDRSLDYSQYKYSSRYTNSNSASGNRGRNSRYYSQQSSDSIENNNGNSDNDDDNNNNYNDGDDQSSIKIHTIGRDRKDQVNTRYNDFRPSYAPTVPTVTTTTRRFYSPTIPTIVRSTPSRSRHDLEFESSDHLYSAKGKNRGRITPPRPLTTTTTTTTEKVTSVTPASIKSTSPFILEVPPILKEDGSFKLNKVSFPRPAIRLRAKQNDDISTERSNSISEFSTIDLNPFSIFTSTDKPQQASESTEVNAYTRVSGTEKSQRVSEISSIEFYPYNDNSTDEQSNSLEQNDRAITRPSSSILPPFYYYSNANQHDNVLLDKSEELGNHSLLLSTPSLTSLSLSPSPTTSSPEIINIPTTLSWFQTTLESPVTDVIPLLKNEVEIKEQAYTTTVKSIEKSSSSTINTTGMDFQREIIEPPSIIFNPPLIHSLIEIENSTYPPESYEYTLVDNKNVHISTASGKESSTISDLLLSSFENNSAKDSFEEVEDAVVGESSPVEVTLTVNSGEDLDPTGELIRSLIAQHDPTSSDSIRDIEILRSNSRPSSVIDNYRRNKVVTAAAADNRIRQRSRTRARVNTEPPTYSVKRRNKLKLKTEDSSTDNLPRPFSLSPLSYSSDVTLPTVDFIEPRPVHPSRIQNTETVVKNNYEIGNTKHEGLLQSSHTLFDLPKQDKLSDFQGSHNLPQRFEEKNEPVIQKNETKVETQGKVLVETQLVPALGFSLNTDEEREKFAHAVLHGLFSDVSAESNVKKKMDGDLKS; encoded by the exons atgatcCGCTTAGTATCCT CTTTTGTTATTCTTATcgtttgtcaaaaaattcatggaCTTTACCCTATAACTAAGGATGACACTCCAAGGAAAAACCATGCGCATCGTCGAGCGGTTGACGGATCACGTGGAAA CAAGTATTACGAACCGGCGGTAGATGATTCCTTTGACATTTACGATCGGTACGATGAAGAGACTG ATTTATCGGACTACAGAATCAACGTACCTGGAGAACCGGGAGTTGATTATCCATCTTACACGAGGATTCCACAGACTAGTTTTATATGTGAGCGTCAATTCAGAG GTTACTATGCAGATGAAGAAGCTGGATGTCAATTGTTTCACGTCTGCGATGGTAATTTTTTGGTATCTTCATTCTTATGTCCAATTGGTTCAACGTTCAGTCAACGTTATTTGACATGTGATTGGTGGAACAAAGTTGACTGTTCCGCTACAAAATCATTTTACCAGAAAGAAACTTCAACGACAAGTGAAGTTATTGATGACGACGATGAGTATCTTCGCAAGGCTTACGAAATGACTAGTCTTCAATCATCCGGGAATGGTGTTTCTGCAGAACCTCAAGATACACCGATTGATCAACTAATTAATGAAACTCCGCACGTTAATGATCTACACAGCTCCGAGCACTTTCCAGATTACTCGAACGATCGAAGTTTAGATTATTCGCAATACAAGTACAGCTCAAGATATACAAATTCGAATTCAGCGTCAGGTAATCGAGGTCGTAATTCACGCTATTATTCACAACAGTCCAGTGatagtattgaaaataataatggtaataGCGATAacgatgatgataataataataattataatgatggTGATGATCAATCTTCAATTAAGATCCATACTATTGGAAGAGATAGAAAAGATCAAGTCAATACGAGGTACAATGACTTTAGACCTTCTTATGCACCAACAGTACCAACGGTTACAACAACAACGCGAAGATTTTATTCACCAACGATCCCTACGATTGTAAGGTCAACACCGTCACGTTCAAGGCACGATTTAGAATTTGAAAGCTCCGATCATTTGTATTCAGCTAAAGGGAAAAATCGTGGAAGAATTACTCCTCCTAGGCCATTGACGACGACTACCACGACTACGACCGAAAAAGTCACGTCTGTAACTCCAGCTTCTATAAAATCAACCTCGCCGTTTATTTTAGAAGTTCCTCCAATTTTAAAGGAAGATGGtagttttaaattgaataaagttTCTTTTCCACGACCAGCAATTCGATTGCGAGCGAAACAGAATGATGATATAAGCACCGAAAGGTCTAACTCTATCTCTGAATTTTCAACCATTGATTTGAATCCTTTCTCAATATTTACCTCCACTGATAAACCTCAACAAGCTTCGGAATCAACTGAAGTTAATGCATACACCAGAGTTTCTGGTACGGAGAAATCTCAACGAGTTTCCGAGATTTCAAGCATCGAATTTTATCCTTATAATGACAATAGCACTGATGAGCAATCAAATTCTTTAGAACAGAATGACAGAGCTATCACCAGGCCTTCTTCAAGTATTCTCCcaccattttattattattcaaacgCTAACCAACATGACAATGTGTTACTTGATAAATCAGAAGAATTGGGAAATCATTCTTTGTTGCTATCAACACCATCGTTAACATCTTTATCGTTATCTCCATCTCCAACTACATCTTCACccgaaataattaatatacctACAACACTTTCGTGGTTTCAAACTACTCTGGAGTCTCCTGTCACTGACGTAattcctttattaaaaaatgaggtTGAGATTAAAGAACAGGCGTACACAACAACTgttaaaagtattgaaaaatcaTCATCTTCAACAATAAATACCACGGGAATGGATTTTCAGCGGGAAATAATAGAACCTCcgtctataatttttaatccgcCTCTTATACATTCACTTATTGAGATTGAAAATTCAACATACCCACCAGAAAGTTATGAGTACACAttagttgataataaaaatgttcataTAAGTACTGCAAGTGGTAAAGAGTCTTCAACAATATCTGATCTTTTGTTGTCTAGCTTTGAAAATAACTCAGCGAAAGATAGTTTTGAGGAGGTGGAAGACGCTGTTGTTGGTGAAAGTTCTCCGGTTGAAGTGACATTGACTGTTAATAGTGGTGAAGATTTAGATCCGACTGGTGAATTGATAAGAAGTCTCATTGCTCAGCACGATCCCACGTCTTCTGATTCAATCAGAGACATTGAAATACTCAGATCTAATTCTCGACCTTCTTCTGTCATTGATAATTATCGGAGAAATAAAGTTGTGACTGCTGCTGCCGCTGACAACAGAATAAGACAAAGATCTAGAACAAGAGCAAGAGTTAATACCGAACCACCGACTTATTCTGTCAAACGAAGAAAcaaacttaaattaaaaactgaaGATTCGTCTACTGATAATCTTCCAAGACCATTTTCATTGTCACCACTTTCATACTCTTCTGATGTAACGCTACCCACTGTTGACTTCATAGAACCACGACCAGTACACCCATCAAGAATACAAAATACTGAAAcagttgttaaaaataattatgaaatcgGTAACACTAAACACGAAGGACTTTTGCAATCTTCTCATACGTTATTTGACTTACCTAAGCAAGACAAATTATCAGATTTTCAAGGCAGTCATAACTTACCGCAaagatttgaagaaaaaaatgagcCAGTTATCCAGAAAAATGAGACTAAAGTTGAAACTCAAGGCAAAGTTTTAGTCGAGACACAGTTAGTTCCTGCGCTGGGATTTTCTCTTAATACTGATgaagaaagagaaaaatttgctCATGCTGTTCTTCATGGTTTGTTTTCAGACGTTTCAGCCGAATCTAATGTCAAGAAAAAAATGGATGGTGACCTTAAAAGTTGA